The region gcgtggagggtaaaaatcgtagagggagaccgagagatgagtacactaagcagattcagaaggatgtaggttgcagtaggtactgggagatgaagcagcttgcacaggatagagtggcatggagagctgcatcaaaccagtctcaggactgaagacaacaacaacaacaacaacaacaacaacaatggagcatCATTGTAACTTTTCACtatgatatgaaataaaattggTTTTCCACTTGGGACACTGACTAAAATGTTCTTCATTCTGCCGACAAGATGCAGGCTGCAACATAGTAATTAATAATGGAACTTAACCCTCTTAGTACCGTTGTCATTGATACAACCCCACAATGACAACATAAATATGTATCTTCGGTGCTTCCAAAATTTTAAATACATGACGTTCTCCATCTGAGTCAGTTGTATCCAATGATGTtttgttcatttttatatttacacaCACTAAAATCTATTCAGTTTTTACACAGAGTAACGCTGGGGTCAGTATGATGCCAGTTTAAATTGTTTTTTCTTGAATGTAGCATTTATAAAAATAGAATTACTATCATGTTGAACACCTGAAATATGTGTTTTTATATTCATTAAAATTTCTACCGATGTATCCCATGTAAATTACTTTCGGCCTTTATGACCCCAGTGGTACCCTAACGAAAAGGAAACATTCTGGTAGTATGAGGGTTAAAGCAGCTATTATGAACTGGCACATCTGTTCAGTATGGTCTTGATTCATTGTACATGATCTATGAAATATGATATTTGGTTATTGTTATAGTTAAGCCTGTACTATGATTTGGGTTTAGAAATCAGTTAAACAGTGGGCCATAAGATTACCATATGGGTCATTTCTAGCCTTTTTAACAGTTCTTGTGTAGTTGCAGTGTTGTTTTTTGACTGGCATGGTGGATGTTCTAGAGTGCGGGGACACAGCAGACTACGAGGTGGCCATGATCGTGCACAGTGCTGGCTCTGTTGGTGACCTGTCAGAGGGTACTGCACAGTTAGCAGACAGTGCCAAATGGACCTCTTACTTGGCACTTAATGTGTCTTCCGCTGCAGTGCTGACCGCGCAGTTCCTGGCTCTGCTACCACAGGGGGATGATGGCCCACGGCGTTACATCGTCAACATCACATCTCTAGCTGCTGTGGAACCCTTCCCATCTTTGGGGTACTATTGTGTGGGCCGTGCTGCTCGTCAGATGTACTTCTCAGTTCTGGCTGCTGAGAATGCATCACTGGCTGTGCTAAACTATTCACCTGGTGTTGTGGACACAGACATGGTGGCTAGTATAGAAAATGGTGCCTCAGACCCAGCCATCCGTAACAGCTTCTCGGATATGCGCAAGCGTGGTGACATTGTTTCCCCGGAGAAGACAGCTGCACGTCTGGCTGCTGTGCTGGAGACAGGTGCCTTCCAGTCAGGGAAGCGCATTGACTACTATGACCTCAAGGACTAAATGCCTTAGCTTCCTCTCTCTGCTGTGCCTAGCTGTAGCGAATCATGAAGTGCCAGTCTGATACACTATAGTAATAAACGAGGTGTGTATTTTCAAAACTGGACAAGTGACTTCTAACATATGTcgaatgaggagggggggggggggggggggggaggagaataaTTGCCTGGAAATAACAGTGTGAGACATTCATACTGTACAGCAGTAATTACTCTATAACTATCCTGCGACGGTGCAGAATTCCTACTGCTCACTTGTCCATTATGGCTGGTAGTGTTGTTGTTGGGAGAACTGATGCAAAATTTGGAGTAATTCAGAGAAGACTGTGACTAGCTGAGTAATTGAATAGATATGCGAAGCATATTCAGGTAGCATAATTGATAGCTCACCCTCTGTAAACTACAGGTACTCAAATTTGAGTTATGTTCCAGCACATTTCTTCACTTATGATATGTTGCCAACTGGTGTTTATTATTTCTGGTAATGAATAACAAGGAGAAGTGAATCTTTATACAGTAAAATGTTAAATCATGGAATCATTAATGTGTGCTCCTTTGAAGGCACATCATTGCATTTATCCATTCCTGAAACAGGGCTCTCGGAATCATGTCCACAGTCTGGATATTTGTGTGTGGGAGGATGCCTTCTATTCATGTGTTAATATATGATTATAAATATGAATATGAATGACAGGTATACAAAACAGTGAATTTCTGTCTTGTTTGAAAACTGTAGTCCATACTGAAGGTCTACTGATATCATCCAAATAGCACATAATTTACAACtacatgaattttaaaaaaaatcttactgTCCACATCAATAATAATGAACAATGAACTCTTAAATAATGCCACATAGTTGTAAAGAAGTAATCTAAAATTACCTGAACCAAGTCTTGTTACAAacaatttttcctttccttttgtgcatttacatttttgaattcaCGCAATTCCACAACACTGTTCAATGCTGAAACACACATTCTTGTGGTGGTTAGTTTAAATACATAAAAGACAAAACTTGCAGCACAAATTAATCACAGATCTCATGTAATCATAAAATTATGTGTAAATAGCAGAAATTACATTTTTTGCTATCATGTGATGTCTGATGATCATTAGTGTTGTCTAAATAACCTGCTTTTAAAATGCACACGTGATTTATACATGTACTACACAACCACATGTGGTTTGGTGGAGGTGGAGGGGCCCTGTTAAGTTATGTGGCCTATACTTGCATGAGTTGTGTGCAGATATCCAGCCCACATGGTATCATGCATGACTCCCAGTTTTAATGTTTGTGAACAAAACCAGTTTTGAAAATATATATCTCAAATACCAATAAGCATTTCTTCATTATATCATAACATCATAACCTGTGTCTCACTGTAAATCATTTCTCAGACAAAACTATTCGTTTTTCACAAAGCAGTGAAGTAAGAAATATAATGTTCATTTGTCCAATGAGTATCTCAGACATGAATTTTTTCAGATATGTTATTCCTGCATGATTAATAAGGGGCTTTGTGTGTTACAACTAAGGAAAGGAATAATGAGAGCTTGAAAGGTCAATATATTTGAGGTGTAAGTTCAGAGAAAGGTGGTTGGAAtatttatttggcataaactgcAAATGACAAAGGTTTTAGACTGAACTTGACTTTCATCTCAATGCACAACTCACCAGGCTGCAGAAATGCTGAAACTgattatttaatgtttactgtaagCTCTAAATTCTGTCTGCCCATCCTGATATCAAAATAAAAACACCAAAATGGAATCCTGACATCATTGCAATCTTCTATCTGTGCTTAAAGTGTCAAAATTTGTACAAATTGTTATATTATAATCTTCATTACAAGTCCAGCATAGAAAATCTTCTGTTGCACGACTCTTGTCAAAAACATCCAAAGGAGGAAATGTATTTAATTACTGGTTCATCATAAAATGCCAAGAAAACAATATATTAATTTCCCTGCTGTGTGTGCAACCTAAATGCATCAGATCATTGTAACTCCCGTTTCTCTGCTTAGCACTGAAACACCATTTCAAATTTCTTAACTACTATC is a window of Schistocerca gregaria isolate iqSchGreg1 chromosome 8, iqSchGreg1.2, whole genome shotgun sequence DNA encoding:
- the LOC126285375 gene encoding sepiapterin reductase-like — encoded protein: MSETNECVGGSAWGRRSLVVVTGASRGIGRAVALEVGRRVGQGSLMVLLARNADGLGATAEAVRRANAAVSVVCKQADLERDVAPDLLSDAVSQAECGDTADYEVAMIVHSAGSVGDLSEGTAQLADSAKWTSYLALNVSSAAVLTAQFLALLPQGDDGPRRYIVNITSLAAVEPFPSLGYYCVGRAARQMYFSVLAAENASLAVLNYSPGVVDTDMVASIENGASDPAIRNSFSDMRKRGDIVSPEKTAARLAAVLETGAFQSGKRIDYYDLKD